The window TAATAAAGCATTTGAAGTTTTAATCGTTGTGGACTCATCTCTAATAACGCTGAATGCGGCGTCGCACGGTATTAACAAGATCCAAGAAGGCTGGCTGATGGACGGAATGTCCAGCTGGAATCATACCCACTCCACCATCCACTCAATTCCCAGTGGGGCGGGTTAAGGATTGTAGCCCTCACCCACAACCACCACCCCTGGCTATGTTACAACCTCACAAATCAagaaagcagatttctctaataaatATCTCAAATTTTCTTAATTTGCCTGTAATATTGTTTTGTGCAATCTCTGCTGAAAGTACAGTTCGCGTTTCTTTCCCACAATGTATTCTTACCTTTATTAGTATCCATGAAGTACAGGTGAATGGAGTAGCCATCTCTAATAGTAATGAAACTATTGTCAAATAATGTCCTGCTGTACTGCAAATTACAGAACCAAAGCATCCAATAAAAGCAATAATGTGGTGAACAGTGCTAGGGATATTAGATATCCAGAACACAAAattaaatatgaaaaaaacaatGTTTTCATATAAAAAATAGCCAGTTGCTATTAAGATGATAAAAGCAGACCAGCCCTGTCGACCAGTGATCTTATCAGCAGCGAGAACTGGGTCAATAAGGAGTGCATTTAGCCCAGCCACATAGCAAAGGAGTCCGAATGAAGCCCGTGTAGCCACCGTATTCCAAGTTACCTTGTCTTTGGCAGGGAGTGATCTGTAAGTGGCAGAAAGCACTAGTGATGTAAAGTGAATGAATGCAAAAATGCCTACGTAAAATAAAAATCCTGCCATTATCAGAATCAGTCGGGTGTTCCAGGATGAATAGTCCAAATCAAAGTCAAAACTGCTCAGGGCAGCCACAAGATCACGATGTGCAGCCATCTTCAGGAAGGAGTCGTGCATGTGCCTTATACAGGCGTCTTCTTATTATACATTGTCTGGACAGTACCTGCAGAATGTAAAAATAGACATAAAGAAAGGAATTAAATTGTCATTTAGTATTAACTTCTATAAAAATGGTGAGAGACTTTCATACTACAAAATGCCTGTTTTGCTAACATCTAGATATTTCGGCAATGACTTCATTGATAAATAATACCATGGCTATTATGCCTAGTGTAGGCCCTGATGGGGCTGTCAGATATTCCAAGAGCACTGATAGAGAGAGGTTGTGCACTGCCCTTTCTGTTCCTAATACAATTTAAATTTTAGGCCTCTTTCatgcgtcagtgaaaaacacaagacgtttttcactgacatgttaaaaggtacgtatgtccctctgtgtgccgttatTTTGGCACGTGTGATCTCAGTGTGCCATCTGTGGTAATACACGGAGATCTGCTCATATTTccacgctcctgctgtctgtggtgctgatatcTTCTACTCTCCTGTGTCCGGCCGCTgcggctacttctgggtcggctgtgcagtgccagtacataactgcatatgcatgaaaataattagccagcctggaagcaggagagagcagcggccgaagacagcagcactggagaaggtaagtgtacgtgttttttctggtacgggggaaaaattccaaatgcggagaaatagtgaaaaaaagtg is drawn from Anomaloglossus baeobatrachus isolate aAnoBae1 chromosome 3, aAnoBae1.hap1, whole genome shotgun sequence and contains these coding sequences:
- the LOC142295364 gene encoding protein CLN8-like — protein: MHDSFLKMAAHRDLVAALSSFDFDLDYSSWNTRLILIMAGFLFYVGIFAFIHFTSLVLSATYRSLPAKDKVTWNTVATRASFGLLCYVAGLNALLIDPVLAADKITGRQGWSAFIILIATGYFLYENIVFFIFNFVFWISNIPSTVHHIIAFIGCFGSVICSTAGHYLTIVSLLLEMATPFTCTSWILIKAGLSETLIWKLDQWFVIHLFHCRMFLTYHLWWVSLYNWDRLVTSVSVFYVTFFFVGLTILTFMLNPYWTYVKTMQLLTPVHSTSRKSPREGNGGISKKKNE